GAGAAACTTAGGTTAGAGAAAACTAGGGTTCTACAAAGGGATTTGGTTTAGGTTGTGAATCTGAGTAAATGGTTTCAGCAAagttcaagatgaagaagaagaagaacgggaAGAACAACCAGTTGTATGTTTTAATAAAACCCTAACTTCGTTATTCTCGATTTCTGAAGAAACCCatctctttcttcatcttctttttgtcttcttttcattttgttactTAAATCGATGTTGTTGCATCTTAGGGTTTTGAATCGAAGCATGAGTTGATGCTTGGTTtgattgttttctgatttttcatTAGGGTTTGATTGTTTCAGTAAAGTTCATAGTGATTCGAAGCATGAGTTCAATTTCTGAAGTTtatttttaattagggtttgattgtttGATATGTAATGTAAGTAGGGCTTAAATTTTGGAATTTGTATGATTAGGGTTTAAATTGTTGGATTTCAGTGCTTAGAAATTTGTGGGTTTACTGAAGTTTATTTGTTTACTTATGATGCAGTGATGAAACATATTGTCCATATAGAGACATCAGCGTCTTGGTTATGGACAATAATATGACTTTGTTCTTCCCTCACATGGATAGAGAAAAATTTGACCTCAAGGAATTTGAGCAGATGTTGCGTGTTAAGTTGCGCCTTTCTGAAAATGAAATTCCTAGTTTATATTGGATGATAGAACCATGTTTGCCTGAGATTATGGATAGTAATGAGGACTTGTTTAAGTTCTGGGAGCATGCAGtacctgatgataaaggatttatATGTTTACATTTGAAGATATTAAATTTTGAATTCGGTAATGACAATGACTTCATTGAGGCTGCAATGGAACAACCAGTGACAGTAATTGATGAGACTCCAAAGAAGTCCCATAAGAGGATTGTTAAAAATCCAGTTTCAAAGGAAAAGTTTGTAAGGAGATCACCAAGGTTGCAAGCTCAGTCAATGCTTGAAAACTCAAATGGAGGAGTATTTAGGAAATTGTTTGTGGATCTGTTAAATGAAATGGAATCTCAGGGTTATTCTTGCGTTAGTCAAGCCAGTGTTGTGGGTTCTAGCAGTGTACCAATTCAAGTGACTGAAAACTTTAACCATGATTACTGGGTTGATGCAGTCAAGAATACTGATGCAGTGAACCAGATTGATGCAGTGAACAATAATGATGCAGGGGTCagcaatgatgatgatgaggagaatGTGGTGTTAGAGAACACTACTGTGGATGAATGTCACCCCATTGAAGACCCAAATGCTCCACCAAtatatgacagtgatgaagaggatgatattgattatgaagaTATTGTCAAGACATAAAAAGTTGGAGATGAAAGTAGTGATTCAAGCAGcggtgaagaagatgatgaagaaggtaTTGAAGTATTAACCCTTTGATGTTTATAACTTATTGTCTATTTCCCCTTTCTTTAAATGTACTAACACTTTGATGTTGTTTGTTAATTGCAGTTTCTAATGATGGTGGGAGTAATGATAATAATGATTGTCTTGAAGCAATAAATGATAAAGATGTGAAAGCGAAGTTTGATTACAAGAACTGGAAAGAAGACTTCAATATgcacagtgatgaagaagaagaacccttATTCCCTGTAGAAGAAGAGGTGGCTCCTGTTGATCCTACAAAGATTGAGGTAAAGTATGCTTTTAATAACAAGAAGGCATTTAAGAAACATCTTAGGGGTTACTGTGTAAAAAATAATTATCAGTACACTGTTTACAAGAGTGACAAACTAGATTAAGAGTCAGATGTAGGTTTAGGGAAGAGTATGGATGTCAATGGTTTGTAAATGCTAGCATAAAAAGGCATGAGCCTACTTTCATTGTTAGGAAGGTTAATCTAGAACATACTTGTGTTGGAAATCCAAAGAGTTTTAACAGATCTGCCAATCCTGAGTTTGTAAAAGTGGTACATGAGAAGTTAAAGGAGACAGCTGGGGCCTTAATTCCAAAGCCTAGACATATAGCAAGAGACTTTTTTGTTACTCATAACATAGATATACCATATATTTGTGCATGGAAAGCAAGAAATCTTCTTTTAGAAGATCTGTTTGGTAATTATGATGACAGCTACAAGGATGTACCCATCTTTTGTGCAATGGTGGCTCATACTAATCCAGGGTCAGTTGCTAAATACAGTTATCGAAAAAAAGGTAACATTATGTTCAGTACATCTTATTTATGCTCTTCCCTTTATTTATTTGTAAGTTATGCTCAGTTAGTTACATAGTTTGGTTACTTAAAGTGCAGATAAGGCATTCATGAGCATGACTATTTCATTTGCTGCACCAATGAGACGATTTCAGAAAGAAGGAAAACCAGTCATAGGGTTAGATGCATGCCATCTAACTGGAAAGCGTGGTGGTGTTCTAATGGCTGCAACAACACTTGATGGTCAGAATAATCTTGTGCCTTTAGGCATTAAGGTCTGTCAGAGTGAAACTAAGGAGAACTAGACTGGGTTCCTCAAGGATTTGGCTCCAGCAATCAATGCACATCATGCTGGAAGAATTACCTTTATTTCCGATAGGTAGAAAGGCTTGTTGGAAGATGTTCCTAAGGTTTTCCCTGGTGCAAGAGTTAGATATTGTTTCAGGTAATTAAGTTTAGTCCCTTGTTTTTTTACAGTAGTTTACATTGTGTATGTGTTTTTCTATTGGTTCAAGAACTTGAAGAAGTACTAACTCTTTATTTGCATATGCAGGCACTTATACAAGAACTTCAAGAAATACTACAAGGCACCAACCTTGCACAGCTCAATGTGGAATGCATGCAAAGCATACAAAGTAAAGCATTTTCAGGTTTGTGCCTCTTTTGTTAAAATCCCCTATGTTTCTTGATTGTTAGTTTGTAGGTTATATATAAAATTGTGATTGTTTTGCAATGTAGGAGCACTTTGACAGTATATGCAAAGAAAATGCCGATGCTGGTGAATATCTTAGGAAAGAAGATCCAAGTACTTGGTCTAGGGCCTATTTTTATCCCCTTAGCTGTTGTGAGCATATGAATAACAATTTCTCTGAATCTTTTAATTCCATGGCTTCTAATATGAGAGATAAACCTATAATCCAACTAGGCATGATGTATGGTCAGTTAGTCATGGGTTTGTTATTTAAGAGAAGGGAAGAATCTGCTAAGTGGAATGAAAATGGTTTGGTCCCTGCCGCTGTTAAATTGATAAATAAGATGCTTGACTTGGTTGGAAAGTTTGATACAGAAGGCAGTGTGGTTGGACAAGTTTATTTGGTAACTAATGTGATCACCAAGAAAATATTCACAGTGAATATTATAGACAAACAATGCACTTGTTTGCAATGGCAGCTAAGGGGATTCCCTTGTCAACATGCTGTATGTGCATTGAAACTGCTGAGGCCAAACTGGAAAGAGTAAGTGGTTTGTATTATTCAATTACTTTTTTTGTATTAttcatttattcttgtttttgtaagTGGTTTGTATTATTTATTGTTCCTTATACACTGACACacctttgtttaattgattgaacagTTATTGTGCTCCTTACTATTCTGTGGAGTATTATAGGACCACATATGCAAATGCTGCCACACCCTTAGAAGACATAACTGAATGGTTATGGGAAGATAAGGTAGATTTATAAACTTTATTGAATGTGGTGCATTTACTTTTCAAGATattagttatttatttttctcttttccctaTTTAAGAATCAAACCCTTTAGGGTTTCATTACTTTAACTTTCtcatttgttttctcttcttctggcaggcAACCATGAACGTCAACGTAAACCCTCCTCCTTATCAGAGAAAAACTGGAAGACCAgcaaagaagaggaagagaagttATGATGAACCTGAAACTGTGGTGAAGAAAAGGAAGTGTGGAAAATGTGGATCTATTGCTGGCCACAACAAGAGAACCTgtgctggtggtgatgttggtaaaaACCAAACTGGATTCAAGCCAAGCACTGAGTATGATGCTGCAAACTGCACCTTCACACAGAGAGATCAGCCTAAAAGTAGCaatgcaaggggtaaagccaagGTGAACAGATCCAGAGGTACATCATTTTTTGTTGGTGAGTCATCTGCAGGACCTAGAACTCAAGGAAGACCAGTAGCAGGACCTAACACTCATGGATCTACACAAGATAATCAAAATTTCAGTCAGAACTTTGCTGGTATTGGATCTGTCAGTCAACATCTTTCTGTCACAAAGGGAAAGCAAACCAAGGCTAAGAAGACTAGGAAGTAGAAGTGTGTGTGCTTTATTGTTTGTTTTAGATATGTTGTGGACAAGTATCTAATTGATGGTTAGTTTTTTTGGTTGCTTTAGACACTGATTCTGGTATGGACATGTATATGTACCAGAAAtcagttttattttgatgggaTAATCTTGCTTTATGAATGAAAATGATATTAGTTAGAACTAATTTTCAGATTACATGTTAATTGTcttttcaagttaatttttaCATATTCTCAGATGCATTTCTGATTTGCATTGTTCTTTCTAGCATTCTTGTTTATGCAGTGGCTAACTCGTTCCAAGTTAACTCGTTTTCTTCACTGCACCGAGTCGCGAGTTAACTCTCTGCTCAATCACTGGCTAACTCGTTCCAGTTACTGATTCAGGGGCTTTAATGTCATTTTACGCTGCTGATTTAATGCCACATATGCACTAACGGATACTAACGCCAGTTAACTGTTTTCTCAAAAAAACGTGACGGAAAAAATCAAGagtgtggcatttaataaactttgaaaaaaacggtggcattttcttaaacatgaaataggaagtgtggcactttattaaaattccCCTTAACTTTTTATGCTTCAAGTaaaaaccttttttatttttttagattgcGAGATAATATCTATTGCAAATCCCATGCAGTAAGAGGTCATTTTTCTTCTTCCGTTTCAATAAGTGCGGAACCCAATGCATCAACTCATGTCTTCCATTAAaatgaggaattttttttttgatatttccaCTCCACTTACACCATCTCACATGGGACGTGTATCTTTCGGAATACGCTCATTTATGGTGTTATATGTTTCGGAATACGCTCATTTTTAGTAGGTATGTATAGCTtagtaagaggaacatatccacaaaatattagcttcaaatcagtTACGATTTGGTTTTGTTCTCAAAAATGACatccaacgtgtgagatagtgtgataatataagtgtgaggggatccctcctctctatatatatattgtaTCTATAATTCAGATTTCAGAGCAATAAAAAGGAGATAGAGGATTAGCCATGATTTTGGCTTCGTTAAATGAGTTTAATGACTTAATAATTGTAGTAGTTAGCGACATTTAGCTTTTCGGCTTAGAAACTTAAATCACTGACATGTTTCCGTTTACATCTGGTCATCTCTGAAACTGTAAGCATTGAAGCTATACATACCATGTAGGTTGTGACTACTAGTAAGTAGACCTACTTGATATATCATAGAAGTTGAAAAATAGTTCAACTCTGATGATCAATTAATTGGCTAGTATTTCGATAAATTGATTAACAGTCTTATATTCTTCTTACTTGGTTCCTGTTCTTGCTAAATCAAGTGGCGTGTACGTTTACTTCTTCCTCTTTATAGCAACTGTAGTAATAGTACTAATATATTCCTACCACTCTTTATTAATGTTATATTCCCTGAAATTTGATGAATGGATTGTCTGGAGTATGTTTCCTGCACACCCTTATATAAGTTCCCGTTTCTAATAGCACATTTGGATACCAAAAACACTTCTACTTCTGCTTTTCCGGTGGTAGAAGTcacaaaaaattgattttttttacttCTAGAAGTCAGAAGCACGTCCGGATACATGTTCTTGCTAAATCAAATGTCGCTTTAACTTTTTCCCTTTTATAGTAAGTGTAGTTATTATTTTATGCGTGTGTGCTTTTAACAGCACCACATGTTACTAATGATTTCAGTGTACATCCTTTTTAGTTGCGACTTCGGTAGCTATCTAACATTCAAAGAGCAAAACTGTTTGTTTGTTGGTACCGGTTAGTTAAACAATCGACAATACTGACCATATATTACTAAGAAAATAAGGCTGGATCTTAGTTATTAATTAGCCTATTACTCACTCCTGTTTGCTTTGCCAATGCATGTGCACACTGCTCAATGAGGTCTCGATCTTGTAGCAGCTCATTTATATGCAGGTTTGAGATAGAGCCAATATAATCGTCACCTTATCTTCTTCATTCTGTCACGGGAATCTTCCCAAGAATTAATTACATCCTCAGCACGCAGTTTTTCCTGCCTAAGTCAACCAGTCACAAGCTCATTAGCTGGCAAATATCCAATGCCTGCAGAAACTTGATAGTTGATATTCATCATTCTTTAAGCCAGCTTCCGGTGCTGTGAATCATTTTAGTGTCTTCATTTGCTAATGGAGTTCAAAAAGATTCCACCCTCATCAGAGCAAGCATATTCTTATAGTTTTTGTGAGAATAAGAAGGTAGTCTCAGGTTCTAGTTTACTTCTAGGAACTTCCTCATTTCTTATTCTTAGTTTGATTTTTCTTTATGGCTCAGTTGACACATCTGTATTTCAACCACTTTTTCATGGGTTTGGTACTATCCATACTACTACTACTACATCGGCCGTTACCGATGTTTCTTCTGGTTTTGATGACTTCGGAGAAATGGGAAGAACCTATGAAGAGACTTTTtcagaagaatcaaaaaattCAAGCCACTTGAGTTCTAGTAACGAGAATTGTGATATATATAAAGGTAAATGGGTAAGAGATGAAAATGTTGAGCCATATTATCCTGTTGGTTCATGTCCTCATATTGATAAGGGGTTCGACTGTCATGCAAATGGAAGGCCTAATGAAGATTATCTAAGATGGAGATGGCAACCAGATGACTGTAATTTACCAAGGTAACGAGCAGCATCATTATATTTACTGAATGCATTTTATTCTGTTCAAGTCAGCTACAATAACTTGATCTTCATTTTGATGTGGTACTGAACTGTGAATGCAAATTCAATTTGACAGCTTGAATGCTACTGATTTTCTCGAGAGATTGCGGGGAAAGAGGATTGTTTTTGTTGGGGATTCGCAGAATCGTAATATGTGGAAATCGTTGGTGTGTATGCTTAGGCATGGTGTTGCAAATACTAGCAGAGTTCACAAGATCCCTGGTAAAAACTACTTCATGGGATTTATATACGAGGCAAGTTTCTATTTGCATATTTCTAGCTTTTAAAACGTAAAAGCATCGCTGATGTCATTGTTAAAGTCACtgagtgatgataccagtgacctgagtaCCAAAATTTTTTACCGATAAAAAGAACAACGTAAGGGATCCATGTGaataagtttattttttttttgtgtgcagGACTACAACTGTTCCTTGCAGTATGTTAGTGCTCCCTTCCTTGTCAGCGAAACATCGATTAAACTTGAAAATGGCACGACGGCAACTGAGACTTTAAGGTTGGATTTGATGCATAAAAAATCATGGGCATTCCGTGATGCTGATGTGATAGTCTTCAATACAGGCCAGTGGTGGAATTACGAGAAGACCTCTAAAGGGTGAGAAATGGACGAGTCGAGAATTTAACACCGGATGCAGCAACAAGATTCTAACTCTTTCATATGTATCTAATGTTGTTTATACAGAGAGAACTATTACCAAGAAGGAACATTTGTGTACCCAAAACTGAAGGTACTGAAAGCATTCGAGAAGGCTCTCAATACATGGGGAAAGTGGGTTGACCAAAACATCGATACTAACAGAACGCAGGTCATCTTCAAAGGGTATTCATTTACCCATTTCAAGTAAGATAACATATTCAAATTATAGTTTCTAACTCTTCACCAAtggttatatatcttcttttcttttcttttttttgagaatttgcgTACTGATGTATACAGGAGCGGTCAATGGAACACGGGCGGCCAGTGCCATAAGGAAACGGAGCCGAATTTCAGTGAGATTTTTCTAAGAAAGTATCCAACAAAGATGAAAATTGTAGAAAATGTGCTAAGGCGAATGAAAACCCCTGTAATATATATGAACATAAGCAAGCTTACAGATTACAGAAAAGATGGACACCCTTCAATATATCGAACGGAATATAAGACGGAAGAAGAACGAGTTGCAGCTTTGCATTCTCAAGATTGCAGCCACTGGTGTTTACCTGGAGTTCCTGATGTCTGGAACCAATTGATGTATGCTTCACTCTTGAAATCCGGCCAAGGGCCATGGACAAAAAGAGTATATTAATTAGTTTTGATTATTATGCTCACTCACCAttgtgattatttttattttcctttatatTTTTTACCCGTCAGTTTTACATATATGTAGATTTCTTTTTCTTGCCAATTCCAAATGATCGTATAGGAAGGAAGATTGGTCCTCCCAGTCATGGATCAACCACGCATCGCGGCATGACTTAACCTTACCAGTTTATCAAGCTATGCACAAAATGAAACCATTTAAGTATTTAACTGGGAAACCATAGCTCTCCAGCACCTTCAGTAAGAAACCAAATTTAAAGTGTCAAAAGCTTGAGATATGTCGGATTTTCAGAGCCACATTACCTCCTCTTTTTTTAATTTTCAGCTCAATTATCATTGCTGAAGCTAGACCAATCGGATGTGTCTGTTTCTTAATTTCCCTTAGGGTTCATATCGAATTGCAAACAGTATTTCCAATCTCAGCTTCATTAGGCACACCACACAACATATCATTTGTTttcgaacgattttttgggaccatggttttttgggatcatggttttattttgggtaaaaacATTAAAAGTAAATCCAGATCACcacttatctagatatttatattaatacctaaattaccctcctgattaattttttgggaccatgatttaattttgggtaaagacattagttactgttaataatagttagtgtaatgattagtgagatgattaagttaaagataattagtgagattaaaaaatcagatggtttttttttttaagaagtagaattattgagagagtaaagttagagaagatgaagaaggaaaacatgaaaaacgatggattttaccaaccacaaccggaggaagggtatttgggtaaccaggtatgcttcaaatttagataatgttggttgaattgctccaaactttcaataaaaatgaaaatttttatgtagatttgggccagttcggttaccatatgtcaagaacatgtaaccgaacacacctgaaagacCCACAATAGTTGgtccagttcggttaccatatgtagattttttagaacgattttttagggatcatggtttttttgaggggaccatggttttattaggccaccttccctatagtgataaggggtgtcctaaaacgttgaaatgactaacctacccttaacctaatttaatttaaaaccaacctaataaccacctatatatatatatatatataaccaccacctcctcccaccaacaccgccgattaccaccaccaccatctctgatgatcaccaccaccaaccaccgattaccaccaccgcccaccaccgccgattaccaccaccaccacctccgattatcactaccaccaaccaccgattaccatcaccacctcctcccaccaccactaccaccacctcctcccaccaccaccaccaccgcctatttaagaaatgtaacaacatcaatgcaatcacacttaagttcggttacataataattttatcgagtataaaagacgccatccgcaacctgattctgccatgggaccactccggaggtattttcggttaggtcgatttttcagaaaatcctagtttactaaccgaacttcttgaaaatgaagaacacgaagaacagttcggttctattggatttaaaactaagtcaccgaactctctgttcggttgtttcgcaaaaaaaaaaatacaaagtaaccgaactccacccttagaaccgaaaaaaacaaatctagtctaaccgaactgtgttgttgtggccactatgttgagttccaaaataaccgaacttagccaatagagttcggtttgttcgcaaaaaaatttaaaactacaa
This DNA window, taken from Papaver somniferum cultivar HN1 chromosome 3, ASM357369v1, whole genome shotgun sequence, encodes the following:
- the LOC113360902 gene encoding uncharacterized protein LOC113360902 produces the protein MNVNVNPPPYQRKTGRPAKKRKRSYDEPETVVKKRKCGKCGSIAGHNKRTCAGGDVGKNQTGFKPSTEYDAANCTFTQRDQPKSSNARGKAKVNRSRGTSFFVGESSAGPRTQGRPVAGPNTHGSTQDNQNFSQNFAGIGSVSQHLSVTKGKQTKAKKTRK
- the LOC113360904 gene encoding protein trichome birefringence-like 2 isoform X1, with translation MEFKKIPPSSEQAYSYSFCENKKVVSGSSLLLGTSSFLILSLIFLYGSVDTSVFQPLFHGFGTIHTTTTTSAVTDVSSGFDDFGEMGRTYEETFSEESKNSSHLSSSNENCDIYKGKWVRDENVEPYYPVGSCPHIDKGFDCHANGRPNEDYLRWRWQPDDCNLPSLNATDFLERLRGKRIVFVGDSQNRNMWKSLVCMLRHGVANTSRVHKIPGKNYFMGFIYEDYNCSLQYVSAPFLVSETSIKLENGTTATETLRLDLMHKKSWAFRDADVIVFNTGQWWNYEKTSKGENYYQEGTFVYPKLKVLKAFEKALNTWGKWVDQNIDTNRTQVIFKGYSFTHFKSGQWNTGGQCHKETEPNFSEIFLRKYPTKMKIVENVLRRMKTPVIYMNISKLTDYRKDGHPSIYRTEYKTEEERVAALHSQDCSHWCLPGVPDVWNQLMYASLLKSGQGPWTKRVY
- the LOC113360904 gene encoding protein trichome birefringence-like 2 isoform X2, which produces MGRTYEETFSEESKNSSHLSSSNENCDIYKGKWVRDENVEPYYPVGSCPHIDKGFDCHANGRPNEDYLRWRWQPDDCNLPSLNATDFLERLRGKRIVFVGDSQNRNMWKSLVCMLRHGVANTSRVHKIPGKNYFMGFIYEDYNCSLQYVSAPFLVSETSIKLENGTTATETLRLDLMHKKSWAFRDADVIVFNTGQWWNYEKTSKGENYYQEGTFVYPKLKVLKAFEKALNTWGKWVDQNIDTNRTQVIFKGYSFTHFKSGQWNTGGQCHKETEPNFSEIFLRKYPTKMKIVENVLRRMKTPVIYMNISKLTDYRKDGHPSIYRTEYKTEEERVAALHSQDCSHWCLPGVPDVWNQLMYASLLKSGQGPWTKRVY